From a region of the Lactuca sativa cultivar Salinas chromosome 4, Lsat_Salinas_v11, whole genome shotgun sequence genome:
- the LOC111894890 gene encoding protein NEN1 isoform X2: protein MVFSVDRSEIAFFDLETTIPTRHGQPYAILEFGSILVCPKKLIELESFETLVRPHDLSLISASSVRANGITADAVVSAPTFSDIADRVYDILHGRVWAGHNILRFDCVRLREAYVQINRPPPEPKGTIDSLALLTQRFGRRAGDMKMASLAAYFGLGQQSHRSLDDVRMNFEVVKHCATVLFLESANPGEDIPIPIPIPSNEAMVEDSSSTTQSDAFTPQTEFLPSNEVSMASITVSSSSVSPYFHGSHKIQILHRDIPLQIRCDSMRIRFGLSTKYLDHAGRPRLSFVVDANSSNLCDLLNACDNITKRFMDSDSNSEWRPLVSRKPGFYDSPTIRFHLRTEDGDGSGWTTEIYKKESSSLSSLSIPQLVTSSRYDVAELDWLFRPGGFVDAYLCLDPYNYQQNAGIRLVAKKLPFGYAT from the exons ATGGTGTTCAGCGTAGACCGATCGGAGATAGCTTTCTTCGATTTGGAAACAACTATCCCAACCCGACACGGACAGCCGTATGCCATCTTGGAATTCGGGTCGATATTAGTTTGCCCTAAGAAGCTCATTGAGCTGGAGAGCTTCGAGACACTGGTTAGACCACATGATCTCTCCCTCATTTCCGCCTCGTCCGTTCGCGCCAACGGAATCACCGCCGACGCCGTCGTCTCCGCCCCGACCTTCTCAGATATCGCAGATAGGGTTTACGACATCTTACATG GAAGAGTATGGGCGGGTCACAATATATTAAGGTTTGATTGCGTGAGGTTAAGGGAGGCGTATGTGCAGATTAATCGGCCGCCGCCGGAACCCAAAGGAACCATTGATTCATTGGCGTTGTTGACACAGAGGTTTGGGAGGAGAGCCGGTGACATGAAG ATGGCCAGTCTGGCGGCTTATTTTGGGCTCGGACAGCAAAGTCACCG GAGTTTAGACGACGTTCGAATGAATTTTGAAGTTGTGAAGCATTGCGCAACAGTTCTTTTCTTG GAATCCGCAAATCCAGGGGAAGacattccaattccaattccaattccatcAAATGAAGCCATGGTGGAAGATTCATCTTCCACCACACAATCAGACGCATTCACCCCACAaaccgaattcctcccctctaaTGAAGTTTCCATGGCTTCAATCACTGTATCATCATCCTCCGTTTCTCCCTATTTTCACGGGTCCCACAAAATACAAATCCTTCACAGAGACATCCCGTTACAGATCCGATGTGATTCCATGAGAATACGGTTTGGATTAAGCACAAAATACCTCGATCATGCTGGAAGACCTCGCTTAAGTTTTGTGGTTGATGCAAATTCTTCAAATCTATGTGATCTACTTAATGCATGTGATAATATTACTAAACGATTCATGGATTCTGATTCCAACTCtgaatggagacctcttgttagCAGAAAACCCGGGTTTTATGACTCACCCACGATTAGATTCCA CTTAAGGACTGAAGATGGAGATGGTAGTGGATGGACGACAGAGATATACAAGAAGGAGTCGTCATCATTATCTTCTTTGTCTATACCACAACTGGTTACAAGTAGTAGGTATGACGTGGCAGAATTGGATTGGTTGTTTCGTCCAGGTGGATTTGTGGATGCTTACTTGTGTTTGGATCCGTATAATTATCAACAAAATGCTGGGATCCGTTTAGTGGCCAAGAA
- the LOC111894890 gene encoding protein NEN1 isoform X1, translating into MVFSVDRSEIAFFDLETTIPTRHGQPYAILEFGSILVCPKKLIELESFETLVRPHDLSLISASSVRANGITADAVVSAPTFSDIADRVYDILHGRVWAGHNILRFDCVRLREAYVQINRPPPEPKGTIDSLALLTQRFGRRAGDMKMASLAAYFGLGQQSHRSLDDVRMNFEVVKHCATVLFLVISHGIKTSPFLFLSLSPSIQIHSNIPITQESANPGEDIPIPIPIPSNEAMVEDSSSTTQSDAFTPQTEFLPSNEVSMASITVSSSSVSPYFHGSHKIQILHRDIPLQIRCDSMRIRFGLSTKYLDHAGRPRLSFVVDANSSNLCDLLNACDNITKRFMDSDSNSEWRPLVSRKPGFYDSPTIRFHLRTEDGDGSGWTTEIYKKESSSLSSLSIPQLVTSSRYDVAELDWLFRPGGFVDAYLCLDPYNYQQNAGIRLVAKKLVVH; encoded by the exons ATGGTGTTCAGCGTAGACCGATCGGAGATAGCTTTCTTCGATTTGGAAACAACTATCCCAACCCGACACGGACAGCCGTATGCCATCTTGGAATTCGGGTCGATATTAGTTTGCCCTAAGAAGCTCATTGAGCTGGAGAGCTTCGAGACACTGGTTAGACCACATGATCTCTCCCTCATTTCCGCCTCGTCCGTTCGCGCCAACGGAATCACCGCCGACGCCGTCGTCTCCGCCCCGACCTTCTCAGATATCGCAGATAGGGTTTACGACATCTTACATG GAAGAGTATGGGCGGGTCACAATATATTAAGGTTTGATTGCGTGAGGTTAAGGGAGGCGTATGTGCAGATTAATCGGCCGCCGCCGGAACCCAAAGGAACCATTGATTCATTGGCGTTGTTGACACAGAGGTTTGGGAGGAGAGCCGGTGACATGAAG ATGGCCAGTCTGGCGGCTTATTTTGGGCTCGGACAGCAAAGTCACCG GAGTTTAGACGACGTTCGAATGAATTTTGAAGTTGTGAAGCATTGCGCAACAGTTCTTTTCTTGGTAATTTCTCATGGAATTAAAACATCTCCATTCCTTTTTCTATCATTATCTCCTTCAATACAAATTCACTCCAACATACCAATCACACAGGAATCCGCAAATCCAGGGGAAGacattccaattccaattccaattccatcAAATGAAGCCATGGTGGAAGATTCATCTTCCACCACACAATCAGACGCATTCACCCCACAaaccgaattcctcccctctaaTGAAGTTTCCATGGCTTCAATCACTGTATCATCATCCTCCGTTTCTCCCTATTTTCACGGGTCCCACAAAATACAAATCCTTCACAGAGACATCCCGTTACAGATCCGATGTGATTCCATGAGAATACGGTTTGGATTAAGCACAAAATACCTCGATCATGCTGGAAGACCTCGCTTAAGTTTTGTGGTTGATGCAAATTCTTCAAATCTATGTGATCTACTTAATGCATGTGATAATATTACTAAACGATTCATGGATTCTGATTCCAACTCtgaatggagacctcttgttagCAGAAAACCCGGGTTTTATGACTCACCCACGATTAGATTCCA CTTAAGGACTGAAGATGGAGATGGTAGTGGATGGACGACAGAGATATACAAGAAGGAGTCGTCATCATTATCTTCTTTGTCTATACCACAACTGGTTACAAGTAGTAGGTATGACGTGGCAGAATTGGATTGGTTGTTTCGTCCAGGTGGATTTGTGGATGCTTACTTGTGTTTGGATCCGTATAATTATCAACAAAATGCTGGGATCCGTTTAGTGGCCAAGAAGTTAGTCGTTCATTAA
- the LOC111894890 gene encoding protein NEN1 isoform X3: MVFSVDRSEIAFFDLETTIPTRHGQPYAILEFGSILVCPKKLIELESFETLVRPHDLSLISASSVRANGITADAVVSAPTFSDIADRVYDILHGRVWAGHNILRFDCVRLREAYVQINRPPPEPKGTIDSLALLTQRFGRRAGDMKMASLAAYFGLGQQSHRSLDDVRMNFEVVKHCATVLFLESANPGEDIPIPIPIPSNEAMVEDSSSTTQSDAFTPQTEFLPSNEVSMASITVSSSSVSPYFHGSHKIQILHRDIPLQIRCDSMRIRFGLSTKYLDHAGRPRLSFVVDANSSNLCDLLNACDNITKRFMDSDSNSEWRPLVSRKPGFYDSPTIRFHLRTEDGDGSGWTTEIYKKESSSLSSLSIPQLVTSSRLPFGYAT, encoded by the exons ATGGTGTTCAGCGTAGACCGATCGGAGATAGCTTTCTTCGATTTGGAAACAACTATCCCAACCCGACACGGACAGCCGTATGCCATCTTGGAATTCGGGTCGATATTAGTTTGCCCTAAGAAGCTCATTGAGCTGGAGAGCTTCGAGACACTGGTTAGACCACATGATCTCTCCCTCATTTCCGCCTCGTCCGTTCGCGCCAACGGAATCACCGCCGACGCCGTCGTCTCCGCCCCGACCTTCTCAGATATCGCAGATAGGGTTTACGACATCTTACATG GAAGAGTATGGGCGGGTCACAATATATTAAGGTTTGATTGCGTGAGGTTAAGGGAGGCGTATGTGCAGATTAATCGGCCGCCGCCGGAACCCAAAGGAACCATTGATTCATTGGCGTTGTTGACACAGAGGTTTGGGAGGAGAGCCGGTGACATGAAG ATGGCCAGTCTGGCGGCTTATTTTGGGCTCGGACAGCAAAGTCACCG GAGTTTAGACGACGTTCGAATGAATTTTGAAGTTGTGAAGCATTGCGCAACAGTTCTTTTCTTG GAATCCGCAAATCCAGGGGAAGacattccaattccaattccaattccatcAAATGAAGCCATGGTGGAAGATTCATCTTCCACCACACAATCAGACGCATTCACCCCACAaaccgaattcctcccctctaaTGAAGTTTCCATGGCTTCAATCACTGTATCATCATCCTCCGTTTCTCCCTATTTTCACGGGTCCCACAAAATACAAATCCTTCACAGAGACATCCCGTTACAGATCCGATGTGATTCCATGAGAATACGGTTTGGATTAAGCACAAAATACCTCGATCATGCTGGAAGACCTCGCTTAAGTTTTGTGGTTGATGCAAATTCTTCAAATCTATGTGATCTACTTAATGCATGTGATAATATTACTAAACGATTCATGGATTCTGATTCCAACTCtgaatggagacctcttgttagCAGAAAACCCGGGTTTTATGACTCACCCACGATTAGATTCCA CTTAAGGACTGAAGATGGAGATGGTAGTGGATGGACGACAGAGATATACAAGAAGGAGTCGTCATCATTATCTTCTTTGTCTATACCACAACTGGTTACAAGTAGTAG